The following coding sequences are from one Panthera leo isolate Ple1 chromosome E1, P.leo_Ple1_pat1.1, whole genome shotgun sequence window:
- the NT5C gene encoding 5'(3')-deoxyribonucleotidase, cytosolic type — translation MAARRARPVRVLVDMDGVLADFEAGLLRGFRRRFPGEPHVALEKRRGFLAREQYRALRPDLADKVASVYEAPGFFLDLEPIPGALEALQEMNNMQDTEVFICTSPLTKYEHCVAEKYRWVENHLGPQFVERIILTRDKTVVLGDLLIDDKDTIRGQEETPSWEHILFTCCHNQHLALPPTRRRLLSWSDNWREIIDSKRGGRDSG, via the exons ATGGCGGCGCGGCGCGCACGGCCGGTGCGGGTGCTGGTGGACATGGATGGCGTGCTGGCCGACTTCGAGGCCGGCCTCCTGCGGGGCTTCCGCCGCCGGTTCCCCGGGGAGCCGCACGTGGCGCTGGAAAAGCGCCGCGGCTTCCTCGCCCGCGAGCAGTACCGAGCCCTGCGGCCAGACCTGGCG GACAAAGTGGCCAGTGTGTATGAAGCCCCAGGCTTTTTCCTAGACTTGGAGCCTATCCCTGGAGCCTTGGAAGCCCTGCAGGAGATGAACAACATGCAGGA CACCGAAGTCTTCATCTGCACCAGCCCTCTGACGAAGTATGAACACTGTGTGGCCGAGAAG TACCGCTGGGTGGAGAATCACCTGGGGCCACAGTTTGTGGAGCGCATTATCCTGACGAGGGACAAGACGGTGGTCTTGGGGGACCTGCTCATTGACGACAAGGACACCATTCGAG GCCAAGAGGAGACCCCAAGCTGGGAGCACATTTTGTTCACCTGCTGCCACAACCAGCACCTCGCCCTGCCCCCCACAAGGAGACGGCTGCTCTCCTGGAGTGACAACTGGAGGGAGATCATAGACAGCAAGCGGGGGGGCCGGGACAGTGGGTAG